In one Pasteuria penetrans genomic region, the following are encoded:
- a CDS encoding anti-sigma-F factor Fin: MTQWEYICRHCKRRLGTLVGNIFSDEQLGLDRLTAEERIDIITESAMGGCQVRVVCEDCQQALESNPELSLTPYLFH, translated from the coding sequence TTGACGCAATGGGAGTATATATGCCGGCATTGCAAGCGCCGATTGGGGACATTGGTGGGAAATATCTTTTCGGACGAACAGCTGGGTTTGGATCGATTGACCGCTGAGGAGCGGATCGATATAATAACGGAGAGTGCGATGGGTGGTTGCCAAGTACGTGTTGTGTGTGAGGATTGCCAACAGGCGTTGGAAAGCAATCCGGAGTTGTCGTTGACTCCTTATTTGTTCCATTAG
- a CDS encoding FtsX-like permease family protein has product MTFFQSIVRMIRRRPQAYIGLMLNTVITSAVTFAYATFVFHPQLQMVLHEAKILFMIMFSMLIFCSFFSLFYSLLVLYKERQEQFGIFLLLGMKSQYLRVMLVSETMLIGCCSIGMGILLGMGLNTILVYFIDTTIRYLELKYHFSLKALGVTAISSLLLFLLAAVVMPSRIQGRNIIRFIQGGRGGAGYKSNPSISAFRAVISFLSLGSMAAICVFLPLNIFGNPPGSVVFTFSICLFLTLIGSYLFYREGSVSLASFFRWNRNFSWKGVRLLWIGNTVYRLRDNARFFFLVSMLFMFVFTSASAVSFIKRGVDKIQDSGSVPDLKIMPELVYSISDRKKIAPHEWHEFGTLDQLLRSGGLLRVNSNLLILTRDKNPYPGLPLSGGTEEHRSIEDGEDKAPNFRNQTKLRELTGGLFLKASDYNAMAQKSGKPTLSLGSHTAALLCNDPGCARDKRIASNLLPEYFRVQERKYLSNASLVLPWYSIPQWVLGDKMFDEVSRCPGIHKLQNANYVVPQGKMSARMLEALMKAEWMGRDGHRPWSGMGVVHNRVSTLEGIWHVVFVFISVLIVALVFAIVAANFLLLRIYTDMEGMQRQFINLLRIGFSSIDLRKSITKQISLIFFLPLSFATTLTVFALCYGVRFLDFITFGKAGDQIFLIALTASSETLAMFLGIQVIMFFLVRAWIFNKFNNMNKQWL; this is encoded by the coding sequence ATGACATTTTTTCAATCCATAGTTCGTATGATCAGGCGACGGCCACAAGCCTACATAGGGTTGATGTTGAATACGGTGATCACCTCAGCGGTTACGTTTGCTTATGCAACATTTGTGTTTCATCCTCAGTTACAGATGGTTCTGCATGAGGCAAAAATACTATTTATGATTATGTTCAGTATGCTGATATTTTGTTCCTTTTTTTCCCTGTTTTATTCTTTGCTCGTCCTTTATAAGGAGAGACAAGAACAATTTGGGATTTTTTTACTTTTGGGTATGAAATCCCAATACTTGCGGGTCATGCTGGTCTCGGAAACCATGCTCATCGGTTGTTGTTCCATTGGGATGGGAATTTTGTTGGGTATGGGTTTGAATACGATTTTAGTATACTTCATTGATACTACTATCAGATATTTAGAATTAAAATACCATTTCTCCCTGAAGGCTTTGGGGGTCACGGCGATTTCTTCCTTGCTGTTGTTTCTGTTAGCGGCTGTGGTGATGCCATCCCGTATCCAGGGTCGTAATATCATTCGGTTCATTCAAGGTGGGAGGGGGGGTGCAGGTTATAAATCAAATCCTTCTATAAGTGCTTTCCGTGCTGTGATATCCTTTCTTTCCCTAGGGTCCATGGCTGCTATTTGCGTTTTCTTGCCCCTTAATATTTTTGGTAATCCTCCGGGTTCGGTTGTGTTCACGTTTTCCATCTGCCTATTCCTGACCTTAATAGGTAGTTATCTGTTTTATCGTGAGGGTAGTGTATCATTGGCAAGTTTTTTTAGATGGAATAGAAATTTTTCTTGGAAGGGGGTTCGTTTGCTGTGGATAGGTAATACGGTCTATCGATTACGTGATAATGCCCGTTTCTTTTTTCTCGTTTCCATGTTGTTTATGTTTGTATTCACTTCAGCTAGTGCGGTTTCCTTCATCAAACGGGGAGTGGATAAGATACAAGATAGCGGCTCCGTCCCTGACTTGAAAATCATGCCTGAGTTGGTTTATTCTATAAGTGATAGGAAGAAAATCGCCCCTCACGAGTGGCATGAATTTGGAACATTGGATCAACTTCTTCGAAGCGGTGGCTTATTGCGTGTCAATTCGAACCTGTTGATACTTACCAGGGACAAAAATCCCTATCCTGGTCTTCCCTTATCGGGAGGGACGGAGGAACATCGATCCATAGAAGACGGGGAGGACAAGGCTCCCAATTTCAGGAATCAAACTAAACTTAGGGAGCTCACGGGGGGCCTTTTCTTAAAAGCCAGTGATTATAACGCAATGGCACAAAAATCTGGGAAGCCTACTCTATCTCTTGGTTCTCATACAGCAGCTCTGTTATGTAATGATCCAGGTTGCGCGAGGGACAAAAGGATAGCCTCCAATCTGCTACCCGAATATTTTAGGGTCCAAGAAAGAAAATACTTATCCAATGCCAGTCTCGTGTTACCCTGGTATTCTATCCCCCAGTGGGTTCTAGGGGACAAAATGTTCGATGAAGTTTCCCGATGCCCCGGAATTCATAAATTACAGAATGCCAACTATGTGGTGCCACAGGGGAAAATGAGCGCTCGAATGCTCGAGGCCCTTATGAAGGCTGAGTGGATGGGTCGTGATGGACACCGTCCTTGGTCTGGGATGGGTGTTGTGCACAATAGGGTTTCAACACTTGAAGGTATATGGCATGTGGTCTTTGTCTTCATTTCAGTTCTGATTGTAGCTCTTGTTTTTGCCATCGTTGCAGCCAATTTTTTATTGCTCCGTATTTATACGGATATGGAGGGTATGCAAAGGCAATTCATCAACCTATTACGGATTGGTTTTTCTAGCATTGATTTGAGGAAATCTATCACAAAGCAAATCTCCTTGATCTTCTTTTTGCCCTTGTCCTTTGCTACCACCTTGACAGTTTTTGCACTCTGTTACGGAGTTCGATTTCTGGACTTTATAACATTTGGAAAAGCTGGAGATCAAATTTTTCTGATAGCCCTAACTGCTTCGTCGGAGACTTTAGCTATGTTTCTTGGTATACAAGTTATCATGTTTTTCCTAGTACGTGCATGGATATTCAATAAATTTAATAATATGAATAAACAATGGTTGTAG
- the glmU gene encoding bifunctional UDP-N-acetylglucosamine diphosphorylase/glucosamine-1-phosphate N-acetyltransferase GlmU, with the protein MIVLAAGLGKRMRSSLPKVLHPVCGQAMLDHVIQRAQAMRPVRMFVVVGNQGARIRESREGSSSSLLQFVVQTQQRGTGHAVAQVVPYLQGVQGDVLVLNGDHPLILQETLVQLRNEHQESGACMTVLSAVLDEPRGYGRIVRGGSGDVVAIREDRDANTSEKLIDEVNTGTYIFSVEPLLAALPQLDDCNAQGEYYLPDVLHYFRQQNQRIAVVRVAQATEALGVNDRRQLAVAEQVMRHRILGVHWDNGVTIVDPVRTYIEAGVQMGRDTVVHPDTFLRGGTVVGEHCSLGPGLDAMDMVCGRDVVIRHAVVEGVRLADGVHVGPYAHLRPGVELEEGVKIGSFVDMKKSHLGAHSKVPHLAYVGDAEVGKGVNIGCGAITVNYDGQNKHTTHIEDRAFIGCNVSLVAPVRIGKAALVAAGSTVTEDVPGDSLAIARGRQVIKSDYARRWLKEGPK; encoded by the coding sequence GTGATCGTGTTGGCTGCGGGTCTTGGCAAACGGATGCGATCCTCGTTGCCTAAGGTTCTTCATCCTGTTTGTGGTCAGGCAATGTTGGATCATGTGATTCAGCGGGCGCAGGCTATGAGACCGGTGCGGATGTTTGTGGTTGTGGGAAATCAGGGAGCAAGGATTCGTGAGTCGAGGGAGGGGAGTTCATCTTCCCTGTTGCAGTTCGTGGTACAGACGCAACAGCGCGGAACGGGCCATGCTGTTGCACAGGTGGTTCCCTATTTGCAGGGGGTGCAGGGGGATGTGTTGGTGCTCAATGGCGATCATCCCTTGATTCTGCAAGAAACCCTTGTGCAATTGAGAAATGAACACCAGGAGAGCGGCGCCTGTATGACTGTGTTGTCCGCCGTGTTGGATGAGCCTAGGGGGTATGGACGTATTGTGCGTGGTGGGTCCGGGGACGTAGTAGCTATCAGGGAGGATCGTGATGCCAATACATCGGAAAAATTGATTGATGAGGTGAATACAGGTACCTACATTTTCTCCGTGGAACCCTTGTTGGCTGCCCTACCGCAGTTGGATGATTGCAATGCGCAGGGGGAGTATTATTTGCCTGACGTATTGCATTATTTCCGTCAACAGAACCAGAGGATTGCTGTGGTTCGGGTTGCACAGGCTACGGAAGCCCTGGGGGTGAACGATCGGCGCCAGTTGGCGGTGGCTGAACAGGTGATGCGTCACCGTATTCTAGGGGTTCATTGGGATAATGGGGTGACCATTGTAGATCCTGTCCGTACGTACATAGAGGCCGGCGTACAAATGGGCCGCGATACGGTGGTGCATCCTGATACCTTTCTTCGGGGTGGGACCGTGGTTGGTGAGCATTGTTCCCTCGGTCCGGGACTCGATGCTATGGATATGGTATGTGGTCGGGATGTAGTCATTCGGCATGCGGTGGTAGAGGGGGTTCGTTTGGCGGATGGGGTTCATGTGGGTCCTTATGCCCACCTCCGACCTGGGGTGGAACTGGAGGAGGGGGTTAAGATTGGTTCCTTTGTAGACATGAAAAAGTCCCACTTGGGTGCGCACAGTAAGGTTCCCCATCTGGCGTACGTGGGGGACGCTGAGGTGGGGAAGGGGGTCAATATAGGTTGCGGTGCTATCACTGTCAACTATGACGGACAGAACAAGCACACGACCCATATCGAAGATCGGGCTTTTATAGGTTGCAATGTCAGCTTGGTTGCCCCCGTACGGATAGGGAAGGCGGCCCTTGTTGCAGCGGGATCCACGGTGACGGAGGATGTTCCTGGGGATTCTCTGGCTATTGCACGAGGACGTCAGGTCATCAAATCTGACTATGCGAGACGTTGGTTGAAGGAAGGGCCGAAATGA
- a CDS encoding ribose-phosphate pyrophosphokinase, whose amino-acid sequence MSHFRLQIFSCNSNVVLAKRICEHIGIPLGDAHVGSFSDGEICVKLNESVRGSDVYVVQSTCAPVNHHLMELLVMVDALRRASAGTINVVMPYYGYARQDRKTRARDPITAKLVANLIETAGADRLISMDLHATQIQGFFNIPVDHLVGVSILAEYFLDKGLRDPVVVSPDHGGVIRARRLAEHLSAPIAIIDKRRPEANVAEAMNIIGDVGDRTVVIVDDIIDTAGTIITAMDALLQRGARGVYVCCTHAVLSGPAITRLKSSKIAELVVTDTIPLDEGKRLSIMRVRSVASLMGEAIIRVHNEQSVSKLFH is encoded by the coding sequence ATGTCACATTTCCGCTTACAAATTTTTAGCTGTAACTCAAATGTGGTTTTAGCCAAGCGGATTTGCGAGCACATTGGCATACCGCTGGGGGATGCCCACGTGGGTAGCTTCAGCGATGGTGAAATTTGTGTTAAGCTCAATGAAAGCGTACGCGGCTCTGATGTTTATGTGGTTCAATCTACCTGTGCCCCTGTGAATCATCATCTGATGGAGCTACTAGTCATGGTGGATGCCCTGCGGCGCGCTTCCGCTGGGACCATCAATGTCGTGATGCCGTACTATGGCTATGCTCGACAGGACCGAAAAACGCGTGCTCGTGACCCCATCACCGCCAAACTGGTGGCAAACTTGATTGAGACGGCGGGGGCGGATCGGTTGATCTCGATGGATTTGCATGCAACACAGATCCAAGGTTTTTTTAACATTCCGGTAGATCATTTGGTAGGCGTGTCGATCCTGGCGGAATATTTTCTTGATAAGGGTTTGCGTGACCCCGTGGTGGTTTCACCCGATCACGGGGGTGTTATTCGTGCACGCCGATTGGCGGAGCACCTTTCCGCGCCCATCGCCATCATTGACAAACGGCGCCCGGAGGCTAATGTGGCTGAGGCGATGAACATCATTGGTGATGTTGGGGATCGAACGGTAGTTATTGTGGACGATATTATTGATACGGCGGGGACTATCATAACGGCCATGGATGCGTTATTACAACGGGGGGCTCGCGGTGTGTATGTTTGTTGCACGCATGCGGTTCTCTCTGGACCGGCTATCACGCGGTTGAAGTCCTCTAAAATAGCGGAGTTGGTGGTTACAGATACGATCCCCCTGGATGAGGGTAAGAGGCTGTCTATTATGCGTGTGCGTTCGGTGGCTTCCCTTATGGGGGAGGCGATCATTCGTGTCCATAATGAGCAATCGGTGAGCAAGTTATTTCACTAG
- the pth gene encoding aminoacyl-tRNA hydrolase has translation MKVVVGLGNPGRRYASTRHNMGFWVVDQFVQQVRAVWKLQGAIQIADTMIKGEGFVQKIVLLKPLTYMNLSGRAVCEWLSSQQPLVYDRMCVVHDDVSLPLGRLRLRYRGSSGGHNGLSSILESLGTQDIPRLRIGVGSPAEGVSLTDHVLGGFSPSEQELALAVVSRSVQAVSMWGLAPTAERAMQEINRPVGE, from the coding sequence ATGAAGGTGGTGGTTGGTCTGGGTAACCCCGGCAGGAGGTATGCGTCCACTCGGCATAATATGGGTTTTTGGGTGGTGGATCAGTTTGTCCAACAGGTTCGGGCTGTCTGGAAGCTACAGGGGGCTATCCAGATAGCTGACACGATGATTAAGGGTGAGGGGTTCGTGCAGAAGATCGTTCTGCTCAAACCCCTCACCTATATGAATTTGTCAGGCCGGGCTGTTTGTGAGTGGCTGTCCTCTCAACAACCCTTGGTATACGACAGGATGTGTGTGGTTCATGATGATGTTTCCCTGCCGTTGGGTCGATTACGGTTGCGGTATCGTGGTAGTTCCGGTGGTCACAATGGTTTGTCTTCCATCCTTGAGTCCCTGGGTACCCAGGATATACCACGGCTCCGTATTGGGGTAGGTTCGCCTGCAGAGGGTGTTTCGTTGACAGATCATGTATTGGGTGGGTTCTCCCCTTCAGAACAGGAATTGGCTCTGGCTGTTGTTAGTAGGTCCGTACAGGCTGTTTCGATGTGGGGGTTGGCGCCCACGGCGGAGCGGGCCATGCAGGAGATCAACCGGCCAGTGGGGGAATGA
- the mfd gene encoding transcription-repair coupling factor — MPRLLFRLVADLSNGGNASTRLIGRFFVLCVKAKGKQCEFVVNGRGGARLESLLRFVFRDRDFITVTTNLKKGMSEQLVTGLAGAARFLYVAAWYRILERPVVVVAHNASAAQKAYEDLCELLPAQEVLLYPSHAWTTARTAELTQEEATTLGDRIKVLSCLAGGFSGVLVLPLPLLRKFFLSRQAFSAAHQHLHVGMDAGLGSVQEALLSVGYRRVNRVEQSGDMSVRGGILDLYPPTFAHPLRVEWGEDAIASLRDFDVIGQRSISARKKVRIPPAREYFASPEQCKRAGVQLERMLQEHLSTLRETALRAAYQEGVGRDVVQLQSGRCSASIMYKYLRLIHPDAESLLTYIPDHALFVLDEPARIYENNKQVEKEEAEWQVSSYSQGEMLPSLPIVNRLDEQWNLGKRQRVHLSLFLRQVPGVHSQQAVQVLCRSMQQFHGQIQVLKTEWERWRKANYRIVVVASTQERMQRLMRMLMDYHMVAQVPSERDQPSCFAGDVPLTHIGSLSGGFELSSLRLAVLTESEIFTQRQRRVRRHATSDHAEKIKDYQELKPGDYVVHINHGIGCYQGIETLKVGGVHKDYLHVQYSGNDKLYVPVEQIDQVQKYTGGEEKKPKIYSLGSAEWGRVKNKVQSSVQDIAKDLIHLYSKRQQARGYAFSQDTSLQAEFEAMFPYQETPDQLRSIEEIKRDMEKLQPMDRLLCGDVGYGKTEVAIRAAFKAVMDRKQVAVLVPTTILAQQHYETFRERFSGYPIHIRVLSRFTSHREQREIIHDLAMGRIHIVIGTHRLLSKDIAYADLGLLIIDEEQRFGVKHKEKIKQVQSSIDVLTLSATPIPRTLHMAMMGARDLSVIETPPENRFPVQTYVLEYSEVLVREALDRELSRGGQVYFLYNRVETIDQIAEQLRFLAPNARICVAHGQMAGMELEQTMFDFLDGNYDVLVSTSIIETGVDIPNVNTLIIHSAERMGLSQLYQLRGRVGRSNRIAYAYFTYQRDKVLTEVAEKRLQAIKEFTDLGSGFKIAMRDLSIRGAGNILGAEQHGHITAVGFDLYTKMLRDAVADLKSQGDGQERRLSVATTRIEIQLDVNAYLPLTYINNENQKIECYQRIRAASTVQEIDDVAEEWKDRFGPFPVPVRALIRMAILRTYAIQNGVQSIEQKGEEVTMKLVASWEEGRDKNKLLSVVHSFRGMVRITPPRQFTVVFRGALEPLAWLDHLEAFLVQLGGNRANQQQRGSLSHGFARSTRGGEG; from the coding sequence GTGCCGAGGCTTCTTTTCCGTTTGGTGGCAGATCTATCCAACGGTGGGAATGCCTCCACGCGGCTCATCGGAAGGTTCTTCGTCCTATGTGTAAAGGCAAAGGGGAAGCAATGCGAATTTGTTGTCAATGGCAGAGGAGGAGCCCGTTTGGAATCATTACTCCGTTTCGTTTTCCGTGATCGGGACTTCATCACGGTGACAACGAATCTGAAGAAGGGAATGTCCGAGCAACTAGTCACCGGGTTGGCGGGCGCAGCGCGTTTTCTTTATGTAGCGGCTTGGTATCGTATCCTGGAACGGCCCGTGGTTGTTGTGGCCCATAATGCCTCCGCGGCCCAAAAGGCCTATGAGGATTTGTGTGAGCTTTTGCCTGCTCAAGAGGTATTGCTCTATCCATCACATGCCTGGACAACGGCGCGGACTGCTGAGCTTACGCAGGAGGAAGCGACAACGTTAGGTGATCGTATTAAGGTTCTCTCCTGCTTGGCAGGGGGATTTTCTGGTGTGCTCGTTCTTCCACTCCCTTTATTGCGAAAATTCTTTTTATCAAGACAAGCTTTTTCGGCAGCACATCAACATTTGCATGTAGGGATGGACGCTGGGTTAGGATCTGTACAGGAGGCCCTGTTGTCGGTGGGGTATAGGCGTGTAAATCGGGTTGAGCAATCAGGTGATATGAGTGTCCGCGGCGGTATTTTGGATCTTTATCCCCCCACCTTTGCTCACCCGTTGCGTGTTGAGTGGGGCGAGGATGCGATTGCTTCGTTACGGGATTTTGATGTTATTGGTCAACGCTCCATTTCCGCGCGGAAGAAGGTCAGGATACCTCCAGCAAGGGAGTACTTTGCCTCTCCAGAGCAGTGCAAAAGGGCAGGTGTTCAGTTGGAACGCATGTTGCAGGAACATTTGTCGACATTGCGGGAAACAGCACTCCGTGCGGCTTATCAGGAGGGTGTTGGCAGAGATGTGGTGCAGTTGCAGTCAGGTAGATGTTCCGCGTCTATCATGTATAAGTATCTTCGTTTGATTCATCCTGATGCGGAGAGTTTACTTACTTATATCCCTGATCACGCGCTTTTTGTATTGGATGAGCCGGCACGCATTTATGAAAACAATAAACAGGTAGAAAAAGAGGAGGCAGAATGGCAGGTTTCTTCCTATAGCCAGGGGGAGATGTTGCCTTCCCTCCCCATTGTAAACCGACTGGATGAGCAATGGAATCTGGGAAAGAGGCAGCGTGTTCATCTGTCTCTGTTTTTGCGCCAGGTTCCGGGTGTGCACTCCCAACAGGCGGTGCAGGTTTTGTGTCGGAGTATGCAGCAGTTCCACGGTCAGATTCAGGTACTAAAGACGGAGTGGGAAAGATGGCGAAAGGCGAACTATCGGATCGTGGTCGTTGCCAGTACACAGGAGAGAATGCAACGTCTGATGCGTATGCTTATGGATTATCACATGGTTGCTCAGGTCCCCTCTGAGAGGGATCAACCCTCCTGTTTCGCGGGGGATGTGCCCCTGACACATATAGGTTCTCTATCCGGTGGTTTTGAACTCAGTTCGTTACGGTTGGCTGTATTGACGGAGAGTGAGATTTTTACGCAGCGTCAGCGTCGTGTGCGGCGGCATGCAACTAGCGATCATGCAGAGAAGATCAAGGATTACCAGGAGCTAAAACCCGGTGATTATGTTGTTCACATCAATCATGGAATTGGTTGTTACCAGGGAATTGAAACCCTTAAAGTGGGGGGGGTGCATAAGGATTATTTGCATGTTCAATACTCGGGGAACGATAAGTTATATGTACCCGTAGAACAGATTGATCAGGTACAAAAATACACTGGGGGGGAAGAGAAGAAGCCCAAGATCTATAGCCTGGGAAGTGCAGAGTGGGGACGGGTTAAGAATAAGGTTCAGTCATCAGTACAGGACATTGCCAAGGATCTTATCCATTTGTATTCCAAACGGCAACAGGCAAGGGGCTATGCCTTTTCGCAGGATACATCCTTACAGGCTGAATTTGAAGCGATGTTTCCCTACCAAGAGACTCCTGACCAGCTACGTTCTATCGAGGAGATCAAACGCGATATGGAGAAACTTCAGCCTATGGATCGGTTGCTTTGCGGTGATGTGGGTTATGGAAAAACGGAGGTTGCCATTCGGGCCGCTTTCAAGGCGGTCATGGATCGTAAGCAAGTTGCTGTTTTGGTGCCTACGACTATTTTGGCGCAACAGCATTATGAAACGTTCCGCGAGAGATTTTCGGGTTACCCAATTCATATAAGGGTCTTGAGTCGTTTTACCTCCCACAGGGAACAAAGGGAAATCATCCATGATTTGGCTATGGGTAGAATTCATATCGTAATTGGTACACATCGTCTCTTATCAAAGGATATAGCCTATGCCGATCTGGGTTTGTTGATTATCGATGAGGAGCAGCGTTTTGGTGTCAAGCATAAAGAGAAAATTAAGCAGGTTCAATCTTCCATTGACGTACTAACATTGTCAGCCACACCAATTCCGCGTACGCTCCATATGGCGATGATGGGGGCACGGGATTTGTCGGTGATCGAGACTCCACCAGAGAATCGTTTTCCTGTTCAGACTTATGTGCTGGAATATTCGGAAGTACTAGTACGGGAGGCATTGGATCGCGAACTTTCCCGCGGTGGACAAGTTTATTTTCTCTACAATCGTGTGGAAACGATTGATCAAATAGCGGAGCAATTACGATTCCTCGCCCCCAATGCTCGTATTTGTGTGGCCCATGGGCAGATGGCGGGTATGGAGTTGGAACAGACGATGTTCGATTTTTTGGATGGCAATTATGATGTTTTGGTGAGTACATCGATTATTGAAACGGGGGTGGACATTCCCAATGTGAATACACTCATCATTCATAGTGCGGAGCGTATGGGATTGTCACAGTTGTACCAATTGCGGGGGCGGGTGGGTCGTTCCAATCGGATTGCTTACGCCTACTTTACCTATCAGCGTGATAAGGTGCTTACAGAGGTAGCAGAGAAGCGTTTGCAGGCGATTAAGGAGTTTACCGATTTGGGTTCTGGTTTCAAAATTGCGATGCGTGATCTATCGATCCGTGGGGCAGGAAACATATTGGGTGCTGAGCAGCATGGTCATATTACAGCCGTGGGTTTTGATTTGTATACCAAGATGTTGAGGGATGCTGTGGCCGATCTGAAGAGTCAAGGGGATGGGCAGGAACGGAGATTGTCTGTGGCGACAACGAGGATAGAGATACAGTTGGATGTGAATGCCTATTTGCCTCTGACCTATATTAATAATGAGAACCAGAAGATCGAATGCTATCAACGCATACGTGCGGCGTCTACAGTACAGGAGATTGATGATGTAGCCGAAGAGTGGAAGGATCGCTTTGGTCCCTTCCCGGTCCCGGTTCGTGCCCTGATTCGGATGGCTATTTTGCGTACATACGCTATTCAGAATGGTGTACAGTCCATAGAACAGAAAGGTGAAGAGGTAACGATGAAGCTGGTTGCTTCCTGGGAGGAGGGTCGGGACAAGAACAAGTTGCTGAGTGTCGTTCATTCCTTTCGTGGGATGGTTCGTATTACTCCTCCCCGCCAGTTTACAGTGGTATTTCGAGGGGCTCTGGAGCCTTTGGCTTGGTTGGATCATCTGGAGGCATTTTTAGTGCAATTAGGGGGAAATAGGGCCAATCAACAACAGAGGGGGTCTCTCTCTCATGGATTTGCTCGGTCCACCAGGGGAGGAGAGGGGTAG
- a CDS encoding 50S ribosomal protein L25 — translation MIVLEAEPRSSEGPKRALNRLRKNGRVPGVVYGGGNLVGSVHVDQATFSKEVLGSKHSFFTLRFKGEDYLVLVRSVQRDPVWGKLLHIDFLTVQPDRRLEVEVPIRLMGSARGVKEGGILQTGVRSLLVRCLPHQMPSDLTVDVTPLSVGQTLTSSHVSLPEGVQLISESDVIVVSVVQKQRSGDGRAITPKGDGAAAL, via the coding sequence GTGATCGTGTTGGAAGCAGAGCCCCGTTCTTCGGAGGGGCCCAAGCGTGCTCTGAATCGTTTGCGGAAAAATGGTCGTGTTCCAGGTGTTGTTTATGGCGGAGGTAATCTGGTGGGTTCGGTTCATGTGGACCAGGCCACTTTCTCTAAGGAGGTGCTGGGATCAAAACATTCCTTTTTCACTCTGCGGTTCAAAGGGGAGGATTACCTCGTTTTGGTGCGTTCGGTGCAAAGGGATCCTGTGTGGGGAAAGTTACTACATATTGATTTCTTGACAGTTCAGCCTGATCGCAGGTTAGAGGTGGAGGTTCCCATTCGTTTGATGGGCTCGGCTCGCGGTGTCAAGGAGGGGGGAATTTTACAAACCGGGGTTCGGTCCCTGTTGGTGCGTTGTTTGCCCCATCAAATGCCCTCTGATCTTACGGTGGATGTGACTCCCCTATCGGTAGGACAGACGTTGACATCATCTCACGTTTCTTTACCGGAAGGCGTTCAGCTGATTTCGGAGTCGGATGTCATTGTGGTTTCGGTTGTTCAGAAGCAGCGCAGTGGTGACGGAAGGGCCATTACACCAAAGGGGGATGGGGCTGCCGCTTTATGA
- the smpB gene encoding SsrA-binding protein SmpB, which yields MGKDKDSGIKVLVRNRKARFHYEIIETLEAGIVLTGTEIKSLRQCKAHVEEAYARILNGELVILGMHISPFEPGNRYNVDPLRTRKLLLHRRQIDRLVGRIKREGLTIVPLSIYLRRGWAKMEIAVARGKKRHDKRAVLAERDAKRSMDRARKLAHRI from the coding sequence ATGGGTAAGGATAAGGATTCTGGAATCAAAGTACTAGTTCGCAATCGTAAGGCGCGTTTCCATTATGAAATTATTGAAACCCTGGAAGCGGGTATTGTTTTGACGGGCACGGAGATTAAATCCCTTCGTCAGTGCAAGGCGCACGTGGAGGAGGCCTATGCCCGTATCCTGAATGGCGAGTTGGTAATTTTGGGCATGCATATCAGTCCCTTTGAACCCGGGAATCGTTACAACGTGGATCCCCTGCGAACGCGAAAATTATTGCTCCACCGTCGTCAGATCGATCGTCTGGTGGGGAGAATTAAGAGAGAGGGCTTGACCATTGTGCCTCTTTCCATCTACCTACGCCGCGGTTGGGCCAAGATGGAGATTGCCGTGGCCCGGGGTAAGAAGCGCCATGATAAGAGGGCGGTCCTCGCGGAGCGTGATGCCAAACGCTCTATGGATAGGGCTCGTAAGCTGGCCCATCGAATCTAA
- a CDS encoding CPBP family intramembrane glutamic endopeptidase yields the protein MLKLGLNPKRYVHRATTCAMFGFFVYGTFNFSFKNYHPSIPHWTVLLFYLCIGTITPLLALGWGIKRNGREIWDRLGLSRKPTWGGFFLACLLLFAFISMEKIVSSLIHSIESMWNIKMINEEHKPLLNWFTILLTGISPGIWEELVFRGALQPRVGIWVSSIMFTLLHRQYVYIEILFVLLISLLLGWLARRYSLWLSIWVHALNNIIVYSMPWVFT from the coding sequence ATGTTGAAGCTAGGTTTGAATCCCAAGCGGTACGTTCACCGTGCTACAACTTGTGCAATGTTTGGATTTTTTGTTTATGGTACATTCAATTTTTCATTTAAAAATTATCATCCTAGTATTCCTCATTGGACAGTGTTGTTATTCTATCTTTGCATAGGCACCATAACCCCCTTGTTGGCTTTGGGATGGGGCATCAAGCGTAATGGGAGGGAAATATGGGATCGTTTGGGGCTCAGCAGAAAGCCGACATGGGGGGGCTTTTTTCTTGCCTGTTTGCTTCTCTTCGCATTCATAAGCATGGAGAAAATAGTCTCATCTCTCATCCATAGTATAGAAAGTATGTGGAATATTAAAATGATCAATGAGGAACACAAGCCTCTATTGAACTGGTTCACTATTTTACTCACAGGAATATCACCTGGAATATGGGAAGAATTGGTATTTCGGGGTGCTCTCCAACCACGCGTAGGAATTTGGGTTTCCAGTATTATGTTCACCCTATTGCATAGGCAATATGTTTATATTGAAATCTTATTTGTTTTACTGATATCCTTACTTTTGGGATGGTTAGCACGTCGATATTCGTTGTGGTTGTCTATATGGGTTCATGCACTCAATAATATCATTGTCTATAGTATGCCATGGGTTTTCACTTAG